A stretch of Porites lutea chromosome 5, jaPorLute2.1, whole genome shotgun sequence DNA encodes these proteins:
- the LOC140937402 gene encoding kelch-like protein 26 encodes MVAHSEILLTRCAQFREQGEFIDVHLKASKEVFSAHRIVLFHAMFAHGMKESNQEVIELKDESISAASLKIVLDSIYGEDLQVNDENVFEVLVAADHLQVTSVVQQCCDYLQTQFVQLRFDVQTYCQIGTIANRHGLIALQEAAQSKMASMYKEVCESEEFLSHIDADQFSNLLSRDDLSAPSETFVFKSVMQWVKYKKEERMAVAAKVIGSVRLGLVNIREVIKELNSEEMKQVREIHTLLHESLLYSYIPSSSAFGEEKGRMRSSGSALVAVLPGTHKQYFDFNSKSWKPLTSLAPAADIASVSCAETVGSKIFVARFIEDQCNGHIYCYDLEKNIWEKHSQSNGELSHLCTVGDYMYAFYSNCTKIPQRYSFSERQWQSIAKVTVPIRGVTCYNSGTAVLHSKVFVLYGKGFYNARGVWDVQNAMLHCFDPAKNMWEEKALTCHPHFGSSLFVVNGKLYVAGGMVDIHSNGLVRGDPAPVEVYDQDNNKWSIVDQKRIPQNALGAVEIEGRVYFIIKKFPIDSGIRIPAGEVYPVSLHKWEKLRQISRYAGTLCYAPLKRESLNTT; translated from the exons ATGGTTGCTCATTCCGAAATTCTTCTGACCAGATGTGCTCAGTTTCGAGAACAAGGTGAATTCATTGATGTTCATTTAAAAGCGAGCAAAGAAGTTTTCTCAGCTCATCGCATTGTGCTTTTTCACGCCATGTTTGCTCACGGAATGAAGGAGTCGAACCAGGAAGTGATCGAGCTCAAAGATGAAAGCATTTCAGCAGCTTCTTTGAAGATCGTCCTGGATTCCATCTACGGTGAAGATCTTCAAGTCAACGATGAAAACGTATTTGAAGTTCTTGTCGCTGCCGATCACCTCCAAGTTACAAGTGTTGTTCAACAGTGTTGTGATTACCTGCAAACCCAGTTTGTTCAGCTTCGATTTGATGTGCAGACATATTGTCAGATCGGCACCATTGCAAATCGGCACGGACTGATAGCCCTACAAGAAGCTGCACAAAGCAAAATGGCGTCAATGTACAAGGAAGTTTGTGAAAGTGAAGAATTCTTGTCTCATATTGACGCCGATCAGTTCTCGAATCTTCTTAGTCGAGATGACCTCAGTGCTCCTTCAGAGACATTCGTGTTCAAATCTGTGATGCAGTGGGTCAAGTACAAGAAAGAAGAGAGAATGGCAGTCGCTGCTAAAGTTATAGGTTCGGTTCGCCTGGGACTGGTGAACATCAGGGAGGTGATCAAAGAGCTAAATTCAGAAGAAATGAAGCAAGTACGAGAGATTCACACGCTTCTTCACGAATCACTCTTGTACAGCTACATTCCGTCAAGTTCTGCATTTGgcgaagaaaaaggaagaatgCGTTCATCGGGCTCA GCCCTTGTTGCTGTGCTCCCCGGGACTCACAAGcagtattttgattttaattccAAATCATGGAAACCATTGACCTCCTTAGCGCCAGCAGCTGATATAGCATCCGTCTCTTGTGCAGAGACTGTTGGCAGCAAAATTTTTGTTGCTAGATTCATTGAGGATCAGTGTAATGGCCACATTTATTGCTATGATTTAGAGAAAAACATATGGGAAAAACACTCACAGTCTAATGGAGAATTAAGCCACCTGTGTACTGTAGGAGACTACATGTATGCCTTTTATTCTAATTGCACTAAGATTCCTCAGAGGTATAGCTTTTCTGAACGACAGTGGCAAAGTATTGCAAAAGTAACTGTGCCAATTAGGGGAGTTACTTGTTATAATAGTGGGACGGCTGTACTCCATTCCAAGGTGTTTGTGCTTTATGGGAAAGGATTTTATAATGCCCGTGGTGTGTGGGATGTGCAGAATGCAATGCTGCATTGTTTTGACCCGGCAAAGAATATGTGGGAAGAAAAAGCATTAACCTGCCATCCTCATTTTGGGTCCAGTCTTTTTGTAGTGAATGGTAAACTTTATGTAGCAGGGGGTATGGTTGATATTCATTCCAACGGTTTAGTGCGTGGTGACCCTGCACCCGTAGAGGTTTATGACCAAGACAACAACAAGTGGTCCATTGTTGACCAAAAACGTATTCCACAAAATGCCCTTGGGGCAGTGGAAATAGAAGGGAGGGTTTATTTCATCATCAAGAAGTTTCCAATTGATAGTGGTATAAGAATCCCAGCAGGTGAGGTGTATCCTGTTTCCTTGCACAAGTGGGAAAAACTAAGGCAGATTTCCAGGTATGCGGGAACCCTGTGTTATGCACCATTAAAGAGAGAGAGCCTAAACACTACTTGA
- the LOC140938148 gene encoding kelch-like protein 26, which yields MATHLLSKLSQFRENGDFIDVRLKVDESIFPAHRNVLAANSDYFHAMFTNGMKESNQEVIKLKDESISALSFKVILDSIYRGDVLVCRENVFEVLATASHLQMPIIVRQCCDFMDKEYVQGCIDIQTYLNLLAFANLHGLRDLKEATQSKMASVYKEICEREEFLFHIDADQLLNLLSRDDLSVPSETFIFKSVMQWIKCKKEERMPFAAKVIGEVRLGLVDTKDVVEELNTEEMQRVLEIQMLMCEKLLLHSNMPSSSSKFAVEKTRPRSITSVYVAIFPDGLDDKGRQQEEEEEEEEEEEEVSDANETKYLDVETKSWKPLPSMAKLNNATKCIGAEVVSNNLYVAVRSDDSVDMYCYNTIRNVWETLLCSQCDFVRVCMCSFNEYIYVFSDRSEPPQRYSLSQNVWQSASELPFFKKLDRSEKLFSVTAVSIKSKIYVLHGYYSEKYDRYHAILRAKPAVVHCFDPKKNEWEKKASTLCPHFESSLIVDNNKLYVAGGKVSVEKCNGCVYTFEETAPVEVYDEENNSWCVVQQNHISSNDLHAVELIGGKVYFIINKFPIDSGIRIPPNKVYKISLQEWEHLTTIHEAAVLCYLPVNKEMLNTLKAAAK from the exons ATGGCCACGCATCTTTTGTCGAAGTTAAGCCAGTTCAGAGAAAACGGAGACTTCATTGACGTTCGTCTGAAGGTGGATGAGTCCATCTTTCCTGCTCACCGCAATGTTCTCGCTGCTAATAGCGATTATTTTCATGCAATGTTCACGAATGGAATGAAGGAATCGAACCAGGAAGTGATCAAGCTCAAAGATGAAAGTATTTCAGCACTGAGTTTTAAGGTCATATTGGATTCCATCTACCGTGGAGATGTCCTTGTTTGCAGGGAAAACGTGTTTGAAGTTCTAGCAACTGCCAGTCATCTCCAGATGCCAATTATTGTTCGACAGTGTTGTGATTTCATGGACAAAGAATACGTTCAAGGTTGCATTGACATCCAGACTTATCTCAATCTTCTTGCATTTGCTAATTTGCACGGTCTGAGAGACCTAAAAGAAGCTACACAAAGTAAGATGGCGTCGGTGTACAAGGAGATCTGTGAAAGGGAAGAATTCTTGTTCCATATTGACGCTGATCAGCTCTTAAATCTTCTCAGCCGAGATGACCTCAGTGTTCCTTCCGAGACATTCATCTTCAAATCCGTGATGCAGTGGATCAAATGCAAGAAAGAAGAGAGGATGCCATTCGCGGCTAAAGTTATCGGAGAGGTTCGACTGGGGCTGGTCGATACCAAGGATGTGGTTGAAGAACTAAACACAGAGGAGATGCAACGAGTGCTGGAGATTCAAATGCTTATGTGTGAGAAACTACTGCTGCATAGCAACATGCCCTCTTCCAGCTCTAAGTTTGCTGTTGAGAAAACAAGACCACGTTCAATAACCTCG GTATACGTTGCGATTTTCCCTGATGGTTTAGACGATAAAGGGAGGCaacaggaggaggaggaggaggaggaggaggaggaggaggaagtttCCGATGCCAATGAAACTAAGTATCTTGATGTTGAAACAAAATCATGGAAACCGTTGCCCTCCATGGCAAAATTGAATAATGCAACTAAATGCATCGGTGCTGAAGTTGTCAGTAATAACTTGTACGTTGCTGTAAGAAGTGATGATTCTGTTGACATGTATTGCTATAACACGATTAGAAATGTATGGGAGACACTTCTTTGTTCTCAGTGCGATTTCGTAAGAGTATGTATGTGTTCTTTCAAtgaatatatatatgtatttagtGACCGCTCAGAGCCGCCTCAGAGATATAGTTTGAGTCAGAATGTTTGGCAAAGTGCTTCCGAATTGCCTTTCTTTAAGAAACTAGATCGTAGtgaaaagttattttctgtGACAGCAGTGAGCATTAAATCCAAAATATATGTACTTCATGGATATTACAGTGAGAAATATGATCGCTATCATGCGATATTAAGAGCAAAACCGGCCGTAGTTCACTGTTTTGATCCAAAGAAAAATGAATGGGAAAAGAAGGCTTCAACCTTGTGTCCTCACTTTGAATCCAGCCTTATTGTAGATAATAACAAGCTTTATGTGGCCGGTGGAAAGGTTTCGGTTGAAAAATGTAATGGGTGTGTGTATACTTTCGAGGAAACAGCCCCTGTCGAAGTTTATGATGAGGAAAATAACTCGTGGTGCGTTGTTCAACAAAACCACATTTCTTCAAACGACCTTCATGCAGTAGAACTGATAGGAGGAAAGGTCTATTTCATCATCAACAAATTTCCAATTGACAGTGGAATTAGAATTCCACCAAATAAAGTGTACAAAATTTCTTTACAAGAGTGGGAACATTTGACAACCATCCATGAAGCTGCTGTCTTGTGCTATTTACCAGTAAACAAAGAGATGTTAAACACGTTGAAGGCTGCAGCGAAA